The genomic stretch CTCAGGGCCAGCTGGTGATGCAGGCCGACATGCCGCGCGCACAGGACTTCGACTACGTGTTCACGCGGGCCAACGTCATCGACGGCAAGTTCTCCTACGGCAGCGCTTCGGCGAAGACCCGGTTCACCCGGGCGCTGGTCAGCTACGACAACCCCGCGAACAATTACGACACTGACGTCATTCCGTTCGCCGACCTGGATCTTCAACGCCGTTATGGCGACCGGCCGACGGAACTGAGCGCCATTGGCTGCACCCGGGCGTCCGAGGCCCAGCGCCGAGGCAAGTGGGCGATTCTCAGCAACAACCAGGATCGTACCGTGTCGTTCAAGACCGGCATGGAAGGCGTGATCCCACTGCCGGGTCACATCATTCCGGTGGCGGACTCGTTGCTGGCCGGCCGAGAGGTTGGCGGGCGGATATCGTCGGCATCCGGCCGTGTGGTGACACTCGACCGTGATACCCAGGCCAAGGCCGGTGATCGGCTGATCATCAACCTGCCGGACGGCCGCGCCGAAGGGCGTACTGTGCAAAGCGTCAACGGTCGCGCTGTGACGGTCACCGTCGCCTACAGCGAGCCGCCGATCGCGCAGTTGCAATGGGCAATCGACGCTGACGACCTCGCCATCCCGCTGTATCGCGTTCTGCGTACCAGGCGAACCACCGAGGGCGACTTCGAAATCAGCGCGTTGCAGTACGACCCGAGCAAGTTCGCGCACATCGACACCGGAGCGCGCCTGGAAGAGCGGCCAATCAGCGTGATTCCAATCACCGTGGTTCCTCCGCCTACCAGTGTTGCGGTGGCCTCAACGTCTTCGGTGGTGCAGGGGCTGGCCGTGGCCACCATGACCATCAGTTGGCCTGCTGTGGACGGCGCGGTCGGATATGACGTGGAATGGCGCAAGGACAGCGGCAACTGGATCAAGCTGCAGCGCACTGGCATGACCAACGTGGACGTGGTCGGCATTTACGCTGGCGCCTACGTGGCCCGCGTCCGCGCGGTGAGCGCTTTCGATATTTCGTCGATCTGGCGCAACTCTATCCTGACCAACCTTAGCGGAAAGCAGGGCCTGCCACCGGCGGTGTCATTTCTGACCCCGACCAGTCTTGTTTATGGCATCAGAATGGCGTGGGGCTTCCCGCCAGGCGCTGAGGATACTCAGCGCACTGAGATCTGGTACAGCAAGACGACCTCACGGGATGACGCAATCAAGCTTGGTGATTTTGCCTATCCGCAGGCATCGCACGAAATGCAGGGCATTCTCGCGGGGGCGAGTTTCTTCTTCTGGGCCCGCCTGGTGGATCGAACCGGCAACGTCGGGCCATGGTATCCGCAGGGTGTCGGCGTCAATGGCCAAGCCAGCTCGGATCAGAGCGAGTATGAGAAATACTTCTCTGGCCAGATCGGCGAGTCTGCGCTGGGCAAACACCTGAATGACCGTATCGAGCTGATCGATGGCCCGGCGGATCTGCCTGGCTCGGTGAATAACCGTATCCAGGTTGTCACGGGTGAAGTGGATGCGATCTCGGAAAAGGTCGACGGCGTATTCGCACAGGTCAATCCACCTTTGGCGGGTGAAACCGCAGGGTTTGCGGGTTCAACTGAGGCGTTTGTCGGCGTGTGGTCGTTGCAGTCTGCGGTGATCGAGGGCGACGTGGCCACCGGCAAGCGTGTCGACAACGTTCAGGTTGAGGTGGGTAAGAACAGCGCCGTCGTTCAGCAGGTTAGCCAGGCGCAAGTTGCGTTAGATGGAAAGGCCTCGGCTATGTGGTCGGTGAAGATGCAGGTCGATTCCAACGGTCGATACGTCGCAGCGGGCATTGGTCTGGGCATCGAGAACGGGCCGGCGGGTTTGCAGAGCCAGTTCCTGGTCAGCGCCGATCGCTTCGCGGTCGTGAACGGGTCGGGCGGAAGCCCCACGGCGCCGTTTGTGGTGCAAGACGGGCAAGTATTCATCAACCAAGCGTTCATCAACACGGCGTTCATCAAGGAGTTGATTCTGGGTATGACGCTCAAGTCGGCCGCTCTGAACAACCAAGGATTGCCGCTACTGGAAATCAACATTCCGGCAGGCACTTTCACGCTGCGCGGGCAATCCAGCACGGGCTACACGCTGCTCAACAACAACGGGATCTACGTGTATGACCTGAACTACATCGAGCGTGCAGCTCTCGGGAAGATGACGTAATGGACTACTACGGCGCCAGAACGAAAAATGCCGCGGGGGTAGTGACCCTTGAATCTTCGATCATGACGGTTCGGTCGATCATCACGAGACAGGTCACCGTCCCGCCCATCACCAGCGACTTCACCAGTTACCTCAACATGCCCGAAATCACCGCGCAGTCGTTTGTGTGCGTGACACTGCCAGACCCAACCAATGAAAACGCTGCTCTGCCTTCCGTGTTCTGGTCGGCAGGGCAGCTTCGGGTTCGGCGCGGTGCGGGTCTGGTGCTCAACGTTTTTATCCTGACCTACCAATAGGAGCAGGCATGGACTATGGATTCAGATCGCGCAATGGTCAGAACTTCTTCCAGATCGACAGCGATAACAAGGTTCTGAATGTGGCCGGGTCCGGCACTTACACGATCGGAAAACCGCCGACGGCACCCGTCACAATCACCCAAGCAGTTATCACTTATCCGGCGCCAATCACCACGACCGATGCACCTCATGTTTTTCTCAACCCGAACGACCAAGGGATGTATCACTCACTGGTCCAGATGGGTGGGCCGGGGAACTGGACAGGCTTCTATTTCAAGCTGCACCTGATGGCGCCGTTCAACAGTTCCGATTGCAGCGGGCGGTG from Pseudomonas allokribbensis encodes the following:
- a CDS encoding host specificity protein J, translated to MGAAEQIEIYGEKGGSSKPKSPVEASDSLRSTNLAKLLIAVGEGEFDGIPTDYDIYLDNTPIRDASGNYNFPNVKWDWRPGSVDQTYIPGIPSVENETSLNIELRSDAPWVRSITNIQLSAVRMRLAWPALQRSDDQGNVGGYRIEYAIDVATDGGAYQQVLVDAVDGKTTTRYERSRRIDLPDATTGWQIRVRRLTPNQNSNKIADTMLVAGYTEVIDAKLRYPNTALLYIEFDAEQFTNIPAVTVKCKARRWMVPSNYDPILRTYTGTWDGSMKSAWTNNPAWITYGTCTEDRFGLGKRIKPWMVDKWELYRIAQYSDQMVPNGLGGQEPRFLCDMNLQGKADAWSLLRDISAIYRGMTYWAQGQLVMQADMPRAQDFDYVFTRANVIDGKFSYGSASAKTRFTRALVSYDNPANNYDTDVIPFADLDLQRRYGDRPTELSAIGCTRASEAQRRGKWAILSNNQDRTVSFKTGMEGVIPLPGHIIPVADSLLAGREVGGRISSASGRVVTLDRDTQAKAGDRLIINLPDGRAEGRTVQSVNGRAVTVTVAYSEPPIAQLQWAIDADDLAIPLYRVLRTRRTTEGDFEISALQYDPSKFAHIDTGARLEERPISVIPITVVPPPTSVAVASTSSVVQGLAVATMTISWPAVDGAVGYDVEWRKDSGNWIKLQRTGMTNVDVVGIYAGAYVARVRAVSAFDISSIWRNSILTNLSGKQGLPPAVSFLTPTSLVYGIRMAWGFPPGAEDTQRTEIWYSKTTSRDDAIKLGDFAYPQASHEMQGILAGASFFFWARLVDRTGNVGPWYPQGVGVNGQASSDQSEYEKYFSGQIGESALGKHLNDRIELIDGPADLPGSVNNRIQVVTGEVDAISEKVDGVFAQVNPPLAGETAGFAGSTEAFVGVWSLQSAVIEGDVATGKRVDNVQVEVGKNSAVVQQVSQAQVALDGKASAMWSVKMQVDSNGRYVAAGIGLGIENGPAGLQSQFLVSADRFAVVNGSGGSPTAPFVVQDGQVFINQAFINTAFIKELILGMTLKSAALNNQGLPLLEINIPAGTFTLRGQSSTGYTLLNNNGIYVYDLNYIERAALGKMT